The DNA segment CGCTGAAGTGAAGGGGTGGTGGCAGCACACGACGTGGCAAGGCCAAAGGCTCCAACGGAAGGgctgtaataaatatttattgcaaTAATAAGTGTAATGCCAGCTCAGACCTCATCGCTTGCCCCTCACCTGAACCCATGGTGGCCCTGCGCCATGCCCGGAGCCAGCTGATCCCCAGCCTCTGCTCGGGGTCCCGTCCCCAGGTCCCCAGGCCCTCAGACAGTGGCTGCCACCGGGCGCCGAGGTGGTGGCACCCTGGCACGGGGGGGCCGAGCGCTCCAGCCCCCCGCCACCCCGCAGCGGgtggctgcccctgcccctgccctcctggCCCGGCCAGGGCTACGTGCGGCGGCCGCAGGGGAGCGTCCCCGGGCCCCGGGGCGGAGGAGGGGACGGAGCAGAGACGCCCCCGCCGCTGCCGTTGCCCTGGCGAAGGAGACGCCACGCAGCAGCCTCCGCGTGAACAAAatggcggcggccggcggcggcggcggcggggcccagCGGGGCAGGGGCCTGCCCGCGGTAAGGCGGCGGCTGGGGCACGGGAAGGTGAGCGGGGGCAGCGTGGCCGCGCCgtgcccgccccccccaccAACTCCTTCTCGCTGCAGGTGCGGAGGCCGCCCGGCGGCCccctgccgcccgccgccacGGGGCCCGGCCTCGTCAGCGCCGGTTTGCTGGCCCGGGAGGAGGAGTACAAGTAAGGaggcggccggggcggcggccAGGCCCTGTCACCTCAGCCTCACCCCGCTGGCCGCCCTGAGGAGGTTGCGGTTAATCCCCTGTATCCCAGTCCCTGGGCGAGTTCCCCCGGAGCACACGGGTGCCCCGCACGCGCCGCtctccccgcgccccgccgcggaGCCGCCTTCCCGCCCTGCGCCGCGCTAGGCCTCGCTCCCCGCCCACCGCCCGGCGCCTCCGCCCTGCCGCTAAAGCCCTAGCGCTGCCTTGACGTTATGACTACCCAAGTGCTTGAGcctcttaaaaaacaaaaaagcctaaAAGCGCTAAAGGTTGTGACAAATGCGgtgaaagcacatttaaaagCACTTGCTCTGTTACCTGTCGGCTCTGGGCCCatggcggggtgggggggtggacAGGGAGCCATGCCACACGGAAAGCCATACAGCGAAGCGTGCGAGAACACAAGCGTATTTTAACCTGTATATAGGTATAACAACACATTTTAGTTATGTGATGATAACATAAACATACATGACTCCTTCCTCAGTGCTTGCTGCTAAGCATGCTTCAGGTAGGGACCACGTTAACAGAAACCGATGAGGAAATAAAGATGGAAGAGGTGTGTTAAGCAAGGACACGGCCAAAAACAAGGCCACCCTTTACCTCAGAATTACAGTCCAAACCTTACTGTTTGATGGGTGTAGGTACTTTATTACTATTGATTTGACAGAAACCCAGGAAATGGTTGAAACATAACTTTGCTCATACCCTGAAGTATGCTTCACTGTTCCTTGGCAGGAGTTACTAAAATGTTACTTAGTTCAGGCAGAGATCCTGTCATGCTTACACTTATTTCtattaaaactttcaaaaactCAGTGACAAGCTTTCTTACTTTTTCAGGCGACTGAATGCAGAATtagaaacaaaaacagaaaaactggtGCGTCAGGCTGAAGAAGTAATGGTGAGTAGGTTCTGCAGACTGTTACATAATTTAGCCTTGATTCACATGCACACAGGGTcaagtttcaaaagaaattacttaGACCATGACAAGTAAAAGTATTTTGGTTTCAAATGCAATCTAAccttttggtttccttttttcagaACCTTAAACTTCTACTAAAAACACacccaaaaataatttttatataaatttaatCAGGCAGGTAGATGTTCACACAGATGCATAGAGCATTTTTGCAGATATATACATAAAACCACATAAAACTTGTTTAGTTGTTTAAGAAAAGTATCTGTATGTGGTTTATGTCTTATATGCTAAAAAAACCATTAGTAATTGAAAACCAGACACTGTTCCAATAACATCCTAGTGAAGCAAGATGTACATTGTTcaagctgaaagaaatacaaagaataagcaacataaatagaaaatacGTAGTTAATAAGAAGGCAGCTttcttaaaacaggaaaagttcCTGTTTGTCAGTAGTAGCTTCTGACATTGGTGTGGCTGTGTACCTGATACAAGTCAAGTCTTTTCTATGAAAATTggacaaattttaaaaagggaacaGGAGAGATGTGGTTTATACCCAAAACAGTTTGGAGAAGGTGTTCTGCATATATTCAGTGTAAATGCACTCACCTAAATAAATAAggcttaaaaagcaaattattaagTCTTCTGGAAAGCCATACTTGTATGCACTTTTCCTACTGTTGAAACTTCCTTTTTACGTCCTGTGAAAACACTCTTCTCTTGAGCTGTGACAAGCTGAGGCTAACTGCTTGGCATTGAACAGAAGCAGATGAAGTGGCCAAAATAGCATCTAGtccctttcctttaaaaagcagcaacaacCACTTCCCTCCCCGCACTCCCCCCCACCTTCTCTAAATACAACAGAAGATCAAACATTCTTAGGACACTTAATATACTACATGGCACTACCAGATTGCACAGATATACAtttaacaacaaaagaaaaccaatctaagtcaaaaaacaaacaaacaaacaaaaaaacccaaacacaaaccagGACATCTGCATTTTGTTCTGGATTACACTTTATAAGTGCAATTTAGCAACATAGAAACTATCTCAGCATTCAGACTGAATTGTTCATATATACAACATATCAGTGTCCAGTtatggttttatatttatatataatatatatattatggTTATGTATaataaaggtttatttttaaggctTATTGCACAGTATGGAAAATTGAAGAATTGTCCCACCTGCTGTGCATTTGCTACCTCtatatttcagagaaaaaggagggagggTAGCAGCATCTCAGATGATGTTAAGCTATGCAAAAGTTCTATGGGCCAAGGGCAACTACATTTTGTGGAACGGAAATAAATGTTGGGGGATAGtaatagcattttattttttacccaTCTTTTCCTATGTTTGAGAAATTCTTTTCCACAGTGGACTATAGTTTCCATTCTTTTCCATAGTAGACTGTAGTTGTGATCTGTGGTTTACAAATATATAACTAATCTTTAATGGGTTATATTCCCCCAAAAttgagtacttttttttttttttttttaataaagaaagcCCAACAGGAGATACTATCTAGACCAGTTACAGTACAGACTACATCATGTGAAGACAATAGAGAGAGGTATGTGCTTTACAACTGCTGCACGTAGTTTGTGGTGAATCTTTCACACTGGCCCTGCACACCTAACCTGCGCCCTAGTCATGCTCCTGTTTTATCTTATCTTTGCAGCATGCTAGACTGGTGGagtctaaatttttttttatgttatttgaAACAATTGATACTAAGTCAGTGGCGTTCCTTGTTATTTCAAGGAAGTcttaattttgctgaaatgttcTATCTAGGATGCTAAGTAGTGCTGACGTCTGTAAAAAAAGCAAGGTAAGGTAACAAGTTTCTTTGCAGTACAAAACAGCAGACACTCAGCAGTAGATGTTTTTTAACCAGCTGGGCTGACAAAGCGAAGAAATAGATTCTAGTTCACATTTAATTCGGCCTAAATGTTCCTGGGACAGGAAGTGCTTGATGCcaaaaaatatacacacaaaaCCCTGAGACTGAGAAAACATTCAGCTGCCACCCTCTGGAACTTGGGCGTCATTACACTTCTGGGTCCCACATACCTTTAGCCTGTATGGACATACGTACAGCTGTGCATTTTGGCCTGTGTGTTCAAACCTGTTAGCTCTGGAGTAGATACATGGCCATGTTCACTTAGTTGTTCAGGGACATTATTTACAGCAATTGGGTGAATTTAAGACTAACTCACAGTTTATCAAGGACCTGATCCCCTAGGTTCCTAAATTTATCATGTCGCTAATCTGGATAACAAAGCTACAAGGCTGGATTTACAAGGTACTTCAGATGTTAAGCTGCAGTTGggaaagtgttttgaaatagTATATATGAGAGTCTGCTAGAGATGATCAAACAATTACTTGTGTGCAGagcaaaagtgaaaacaaaaagtgaGGGAGTTTTATGGACATAAAAGGGTTTTTCAGTACCCAAAAAGGTGTGACAGCAAGTCTGTGAGAGAAGCCTGGCTACACCAGCAAGTTTGCTACTATAGTTAAAATTATTCCTGAGCTATTTTGAAGCCATATCTGTCAGTTgtagagagggaaaaaaacaaactccatGTGTTATCAGTATAATCATGACTTGCAAACAAATTCTGCATCTACTTTTATGTTCTGTTAGTTAGTTATTGAACAGTAGACAGAAGATTTTTAAGAACTTCAAACTGGAGTTGAGTTACAGGGCTGTTTTATGAAGTAATGTGATCGGAGGATTCAGCCCCCCAAAGGGAGTTAATAGCTTTGACAATatgcatttgaaataaatgggaGTGctggaagaatttaaaaaaatattggcaaTTAGCGTATCAGAGTAGCAGCCCATCTACCAGTTACCTACATAAACTAAAACATCTTAAAACAACCACAGTCTGTGTTCTGGTAAACATTTATGTGAAAGAAGAATTGAAATCCCATGCTGTAGTGAAAAACATTAGAAATGTGTGCTAGGAATTAGGCATACTGATTATCCATGAGTGAACACTGAGGCCATTCAATTAGATTAGTTTCAAGtacttaatatttaattaaaaaaatatttctaaattgtGCAAGCAGACAGGTCAAATCTAAAGGAAGCACTTgagatatttttgaaatatcCACCTGAAGTTTCCATTGACTCCTTTAAGGAGAATGAACACTAAAGCAACTGGAAAGAAGGGGAGAAACTGAAGATAGAAAGAGCTAACgtcggggggggcgggggggagacaggttaagaaaaaaaatgagtaaacaaagtgaaaaaaaaggcaacaaatatTTAAGTCACTCTGCAAGTCAGTGCATATTTTTCAATAAGTTGTTCTGGAGGTTTTATAGCATCATTTTTGCAGAGAAACTTGAATTGCATAGAGACAAAGCAGCTCCAGTGACACCACATTGAAATCAGCTTTTGTTTACACTTTCACTCTTCAGAGCGTTGCCCGCTCATGGCGATGGGAACCCTACGCGCATGGGCAAGCATGCTATAGGCTTTGAATAGGATTAGCAAACACAAAGGGTTTGCTCATGCACATGCATCTCGTGTTTACATGCAGAGATGGAATTGTTAAACATTAGCTTCTGTTTCAGTGTTGCCACAATAGCTACTTATTTGTATACCTTTTCAGGATTTGCACATTAATTTCACTTACCAAACAACTATAGAACCGTATTATGAGGTTTTAAAAATGGGTTGTCATGTAcggggaagaggaaagaaaccaTTAAGGTTAAACAAGTTTGAGGAATTTAGTGAACAGtgaggtttttctttcatttgttttgctttgtttgtttgttttaaagaaggTCCTGAGACAACAGATATACTAGGAACAAATTAGTCTATTGATGGAAAGAACATTGTTGTTTTCTTGAGTATAGAGTGTGTTGTACTTTCATATTTTCCAGAATAACATGTAACTGCTATTTCTGTGGCAGCAAATCCTCACCTTCTGCGTATTCCTAAAGCTAGCCAATAGGGAGGAAGCTTGAGGAAAATAGGGTAAACAGACAAAAACTAATCACCCTATTCTTGAAGTCTGTTGCCAACCACACACAGATGATTTCtccagggttggtttttttttggggaTTAATAAAACATGGAGCTTTGTGCAGATAATTCTTGATGAATGGATGTCTGTGAAATTTTTAAAGGCAAGATCTCAGCATTTGCTCAAATGAGCTGGGCAAAAAAATTGAAGTGACTTGATGTGCctgaaatttaaattttattccaaATCTTTCATAAGCCAGTATTTTAATTGaagtaaaaaattacaaaggGTGGTAAAAACCATAACtcattctgaaagcaaaaacattATACATGTGACAAGAAACTTGACCTGGATAGTATACAGCATGCTAAAACTTTCGGCTTGTTTCCAgcaggtttaaaaaataatcatttaacCTGAAGTTCAGTCACTAAGAAGTATGGTTTTCAGCCAAATAAGCAGATAAGAAGGcttcctttttattcctttttcatctgtaaaatggatacaatatttgtaatatttatttcagagaaaattctGTGAGGCTTAATTTATAAATTGCTCCCACCTCATGTTCACTTGACAGACCCTGTCAATTAACTTGACAACAGTCAACCTGAGCCCCTCTTAGACTGTAGGGGACGGTGGTttatatcttcattttctttgcattaaatCAGGAATTTGTGTCTCAAGTAGATGTATTAACTGCTGAGCTGTCGGTGATCTTTGGTAATGGATTGTTAGTCTCCCTTGTTGAAGCTGGTAAGACCGTGCATACTGGCTAAGTACTCCCTGGTGCAGGGAATCATTGATCTAATAAGCCAGTAGTTGCCACAATCGCCTGAATTGTGAAAGACAAGATTCAGATTCTGGTACATAAGTAAACTGTTGTATTAGATACGCTAGGCTCACCAGGTGATTTAGATAGCAAATGAGGTAGAATGGAAAGACAGAGAATTAGACTGAATTTATGACTGAACTTAGTACATGTTCCCACCTTAGCTATATTGTTTATTCTAGACATAGAAAACATTATTCTCCCGATTCTGACAGCGGGGTTgaatttgctttggaaaatgtttattttggtaCACATGTTCAgcaaatttttgtttgtttgtttttcctgcagagaTCCACTCTGCCCTGAAGTTTCATCTCTTACACACTCACATGCCAAGGTACCGAAGTCAAAGCTGTCTTAGTTAATTTCTCTTCTGATATAATTTCCACATTATTACTTCTGGGTTTGAGGTTGTGCTACGCTGGGGACTTGCACTGGTGGGAAGCCAGAAGGAAATGATGTTCAGAGCAGTGCTACAAGGACAGTGTTACCAGGGTTTCTCAGTGCCACTGGTGGTGAAGTGGATCTCTGTCATGTTTCATTGTTGTGTTCTAAGTTTCATCTTCTGTAAAGCGTTAACAGAAGTGTTCACTGTTTTGAACATCAAATTAAGAATTCCTAGTGTAATATTAGAACATaagtaatttcttcctttctcccctttaCTCCACCACCAGTATAATACTAAAGGCAGTACTACTACTGTTTTCTAGGTGTAATAATAAATAAGTAGTCAAAATAACTGAGTACAGGAAGGGAATATAATGGAAAAAGGAGACTGATCAGGAACAAACTCAATTGTCTCTAATTACAATTACATTGATTCTTTTAGGAGGTGAGCTAAAACTTCCAAAATACTGTCTTCAGCTATTTATCAGGATACAGTAGAACCccttctaaattttaaaaacatttatttgggtgaaagtaacaaaaatattgttAGATCTTCCTTCTACAGGGAATTTAtaagattaaaataatgcataaaCACAGCATGTTGTTGAAGGTatgatttttcaaagaaatgcaCTCTGTTGACAGTCCAATAGTTAATATCTTGATAATAGCTGAGAGCCTTGCTTATGCATGAATTTATTATGAGTATGTGTGCAAAAACTCTCACAAGCAAATGACTGTTGGGTGTATTATAACTTGGGCATATGGACATAAAAGTTGCAAGATAAAGACAAGTgcaagtaaaactgaaaaactgtgcttttaaaagtttcaaaagCATATTTGAAAAGTATTCTTGAGTCTgaatatatgaaaaagaaaaaaaccaaaccacaaaaaatactagaaaaaagtaattcctaactaattaaaaaaataaatcactactttctgaaaaaatctTGTAGCTagcaaacaagaagaaatgtgcTTCCGTGCCCATGGCTCAGAACAGACCGTACTCTGGAAGTAAGGGAAAAAGAACCACTTCAAGGTATATTGTACACATCTGTCTCTGTAATTAAATATTGTAGTTGCTATTTTTGtttatcagggtttttttattcatatatgCTTCTACACTTAcatatatttgtataaataaatgtatcaaACTTCTGGTCCTCCTCAGTCAGCTCCGCCATGTAGCAATCTGTTCACTTGCACAGAGCACCAAAAATTATTAGTGAGCACATGTGATTAATATTACAACAATGAAACTGTTGCTTTCTGCTTAAGCACTTCTCAAGGCTGACAGCTACACTCTGTTAACTCCCTTGGTGAAAGGATGCCTAATGAGCACACATGTGGGAAATACATCATCTGAGGCAGCCTGAGAGGGCACACCTTGGTAGTGCAGGCTGAGCTGTGATCAGACTTGTCATGGGAAACATGAGGCCCTCGAGGGCCTTCTCTGTTTTGGTGAATCTTGGGCTCACAGGCCAAGAGAGAGTCGGCAGTAGTACCACAGCTTTCAGGGATTTCAGGCTGAATAGCTTTGGCTGTGTAGGTAGCATATTCAAGGTtgtaaaagcaagaaatggaCACCTGGGCAAAAGGAAATAGTAGAGAAATGTATAAAATCCTGggagcaaaataaaactgcCACAAGGTATGAACAAATACCAGAATAGGATGAAAATTGTCTGCAAGATGGCAGAGCATGGTACTGACACAGGCCAAGGTTGTCTTGCAGGATTTGGAAGTCACTTGTGGACACTTGGGACCTCCCTTGGGCAGTTCAGGGGAGGCTGTCATGCTGGCACCACATCGTGAGGTTTAGAAGCGGAATTGTACAGATACAATACCTGCAGGGTGAACCCAAAGCTGTGGGAGAAAGTTTGCAGCTAAGGAGGAGTTTGGAGGCTGCATTGGGATGAGGATATATTGGAATAAGAACTTAGGAGCTTCAGATCCTGTGGGAACCAATGTCACCTTTTTGTAACAGAAAGCTGAGGAGATACCCTATGTAGCACGTGTCACATAccttgtgttttggttttatgaaAACTTTGGTATGCAGCTTCTAGGATCAATGAGGTTTCCTAGGCCAGGCATAATGACACAGAAATTGTAGTAAGGTAGGAGTATAACTGGAGAGGACAGAGTTCTAGAAGTTAATGTACAGGggagaaaaccagcagaattTAAGGCGGTCGATAGTAGCTAAAGCCAAGAGAAGattcctctgtttctttcttttcctctgatttAGTTACAAAGTTGTTGGATGAGAAGACCATGCCAAAATCTTCTCAGTAGAAAATGGTACTAGTTTCTCTGCCATCTACATTATAATATGTACAGTCTTCTAACTGTTTATGTGGAATATGGTAAAGTAtcttaaagaaaatgagaaattgcCATCAATGCATAATTCAGATGAATGTGAGCAATGAAGATGCATTAGGTAAATAATTCTGCCCGCCCTTAAAAATAGCAGACGtgctgtatttttgtaaaatttttttgtattatagATTTAATATCTAGGgtgtgctttcttttcagttcaaaAATAAGAAACCTAGAAGTACAAAGTGCTGCTGATGTTGCAATACCGAAGGattgcacagatttttctttagcaaaaacaataagcaaaatTGAGGAAAAACTAGAGAAAGGAGGCTTACCAGATTGTCTAGATGATATTATTCCAAGTGTTGGAAATGAAGTTGGAGCAGGTAGGTTTCCTCCCATAGTTAAATACTTTTATTCTTCCTTGCTGACTGTCAGAAATGGGTTttcctcagggaaaaaaggattGCTTGttcacagtgaaaaagacaAATGGATCGTTAGAAATCGCTGAGAAgataacagaaattaaaatactgtattgttATCATTACTCTATTCTGTAACTGATGCTACCCCATCTTGAGTATGACACAGTTCTGCACACCCCATCTCAAAACCAGGAAGCAGAACTAGGAAAGATACAGGAAAGGGTATACAGTAGCGATTAGAAGCGTGGAATAACTTGGATTTGAATcttcagtttgaaaacaaaacagttgaGGGCAATATGAAAGATTCTGTAATTAAAACAGTAATGGTAGAGCTGTCTTTCTGTAATGCAAACACGAGTAAGTGCCACGTTAAACTAGATTTAAAGCAAGctatacaaaatgtttttcttttacataacGCATAATTAAATTAGTCAACTCATTGCCATAGGATATTGTGACTACCAAACTACAAtatgttttataaagaaaatcaaacaacTCAGTAGTTTAGAAGTACATGGAAGAGTATTAAACTTCATGGCTTCAATATGGTCTCCATCTCAGGATAGCCACTAGTTACCAGAAGCTAGCAAGAATGTTACAGGAGGAAAGAAGTTGGTCTGTATCTTATTTTTTCATGGTGTTTTCCTAAATCCTAATTATTGGTCCCCGCAGAGTTACAAATTAAGCTGCAATTGACAGTTGATAAGGGAAGGTGGGTGAAATTACAAGAATTCCTGTTA comes from the Falco cherrug isolate bFalChe1 chromosome 7, bFalChe1.pri, whole genome shotgun sequence genome and includes:
- the TEX9 gene encoding testis-expressed protein 9 isoform X1 translates to MVALRHARSQLIPSLCSGSRPQVPRPSDSGCHRAPRWWHPGTGGPSAPAPRHPAAGGCPCPCPPGPARATCGGRRGASPGPGAEEGTEQRRPRRCRCPGEGDATQQPPREQNGGGRRRRRRGPAGQGPARGKAAAGAREGERGQRGRAVPAPPTNSFSLQVRRPPGGPLPPAATGPGLVSAGLLAREEEYKRLNAELETKTEKLVRQAEEVMKAQQEILSRPVTVQTTSCEDNRERDPLCPEVSSLTHSHAKLANKKKCASVPMAQNRPYSGSKGKRTTSSSKIRNLEVQSAADVAIPKDCTDFSLAKTISKIEEKLEKGGLPDCLDDIIPSVGNEVGAEAQIRFLKAKLRVMQEELASVACECRKKDDENQNLKSQLKDTKEENSRLQRTISMQHSQTEKYKTLSQEANKKNEGLQQEVTALEKELENLKRVQKQAATSQSAMEVRLNRALEEAERYKVELNKLKQSNKDVANQELKTIEELKTENKKLQKQKEDLMTGFKKQLQLIDILKRQKMHLEAAKMLSFTEEELMKALEWGN